In a genomic window of [Empedobacter] haloabium:
- a CDS encoding tetratricopeptide repeat protein → MRNTVRTVLPLVTSLLLLSACATDPATGAGAPTVAAALADAERSVASGDVERAYAILRGASAKFPAEKAPLIQLAQLKFDRGAYGEAISAALAGLQRDPNDRQGNSIVAVGGLRLSTKALADLSKQNHLGGPLRTEAQHLAGLLRSSLGEDVLVPAVQKPIRPVAKPRAVTVNSGAQGRAPTTAVTSQSGGADPFGALK, encoded by the coding sequence ATGAGAAACACTGTACGAACCGTCCTGCCACTCGTGACGAGCCTGCTGTTGCTGAGTGCATGCGCGACCGATCCCGCCACCGGCGCCGGCGCCCCGACCGTGGCTGCCGCACTGGCCGATGCCGAGCGCAGCGTCGCATCCGGCGACGTCGAGCGCGCATACGCGATCCTGCGTGGGGCGAGCGCGAAATTCCCGGCCGAGAAGGCGCCGCTGATCCAGCTCGCGCAACTGAAGTTCGACCGGGGCGCCTACGGCGAGGCGATCAGCGCCGCGCTGGCGGGCTTGCAGCGCGATCCAAACGACCGCCAGGGCAACAGCATCGTGGCCGTCGGCGGCCTGCGCCTGTCGACCAAGGCCCTGGCCGACCTGAGCAAGCAGAACCATCTGGGCGGCCCGCTGCGCACCGAGGCCCAGCACCTGGCCGGCCTGCTGCGCAGCAGCCTGGGCGAAGACGTGCTGGTGCCGGCGGTGCAGAAGCCGATCCGGCCGGTCGCCAAGCCCCGTGCGGTCACCGTCAACAGTGGCGCCCAGGGGCGCGCGCCGACGACGGCCGTGACCTCGCAGTCGGGCGGCGCCGATCCGTTCGGCGCGCTGAAGTAG
- a CDS encoding type VI secretion system tube protein Hcp, translating to MAIDVYLQIDGIKGESTDEKHKEWIECKSVGWGVLQPKSATASTGGGHTAERCEHQDILITKLADLSSPVLLQTCAAGKTIPKAKLEFMRADAMGERIKYYEIEIENVLIGKVTPEVKEGDILTESVALKFSKVRWRYTQQKITGGAGGNTSGGWDLAANRIV from the coding sequence ATGGCTATCGACGTCTACTTGCAAATTGACGGCATCAAGGGGGAGTCCACGGACGAAAAACACAAGGAATGGATCGAATGCAAATCGGTGGGCTGGGGCGTGCTGCAGCCCAAGTCCGCCACCGCCTCCACCGGCGGCGGCCACACGGCCGAGCGCTGCGAGCACCAGGACATTCTCATCACCAAGCTGGCCGACCTGTCCTCGCCGGTGCTGCTGCAGACATGCGCCGCGGGCAAGACCATCCCGAAAGCGAAGCTGGAATTCATGCGCGCCGACGCGATGGGCGAGCGCATCAAGTACTACGAGATCGAGATCGAGAACGTCCTGATCGGCAAGGTCACGCCGGAAGTGAAGGAAGGCGACATCCTGACCGAATCGGTGGCGCTGAAGTTCTCCAAGGTGCGCTGGCGCTACACCCAGCAGAAGATCACTGGCGGCGCCGGCGGCAACACCTCCGGCGGCTGGGACCTGGCCGCCAACCGCATTGTCTGA
- a CDS encoding IS1595 family transposase has translation MQAQVRQMLMQLTGKQVDELREAFDRCTSLAECLAIIEARGQRTRRCPHCQGERLYRHGVFYGLQRYRCRECGKSFNALTGTPLAFIRLRDKWLPFLQCMLNSMTVRGAAQATGIHRNTSFRWRHRFMMMAKDARALPLAGIVEAGETYLLESQKGSRHLTRPARRRGGTASHRGPGKDHDCILVACDRSGKASDFITGRGPVTAAQLKQCLPPVLAPGVLLATDGARAYQAFAKATGIAHRAVNVAAGQRVVDEVIHLQTVNSCHGRFKNWLKRFHGVASKYLPNYLGWRHALDAGCVATPQQLLRVTLFLIVI, from the coding sequence ATGCAGGCGCAGGTGCGGCAGATGCTGATGCAACTCACCGGCAAACAAGTGGACGAGCTGCGCGAGGCGTTCGACCGCTGTACCTCACTGGCGGAGTGCCTTGCCATCATCGAAGCGCGCGGTCAGCGGACGCGCCGTTGCCCCCATTGCCAGGGCGAACGCCTATACCGCCACGGTGTCTTTTACGGCCTGCAACGCTATCGTTGCCGTGAGTGCGGCAAGAGTTTCAACGCACTGACCGGCACGCCCCTGGCGTTCATCCGCCTGCGCGACAAATGGCTGCCGTTCCTGCAATGCATGTTGAACTCGATGACGGTGCGCGGCGCGGCACAGGCGACCGGCATCCATCGCAACACCAGTTTTCGCTGGCGCCACCGTTTCATGATGATGGCCAAGGATGCGCGGGCCTTGCCGCTGGCCGGCATCGTCGAGGCGGGCGAGACCTACCTCCTCGAGTCGCAAAAGGGCTCGCGCCACCTGACGCGACCGGCGCGGCGGCGGGGCGGCACGGCCAGTCACCGCGGCCCTGGCAAGGACCACGACTGCATCCTGGTCGCGTGTGACCGCAGCGGCAAGGCCAGCGATTTCATCACCGGGCGCGGACCGGTAACGGCCGCACAATTAAAGCAATGCCTGCCGCCGGTCCTGGCACCCGGCGTCCTGCTCGCAACCGACGGGGCGCGTGCCTACCAGGCCTTTGCCAAGGCGACAGGGATCGCGCACCGCGCCGTCAACGTGGCGGCGGGGCAGCGCGTCGTGGACGAGGTCATTCACCTCCAGACCGTCAACAGTTGCCACGGCCGGTTCAAGAACTGGCTCAAGCGTTTCCATGGTGTCGCCAGTAAATACCTGCCCAACTACCTGGGCTGGCGCCATGCGCTCGATGCCGGCTGCGTGGCGACGCCGCAGCAGTTGCTGCGCGTGACGCTGTTTCTCATCGTCATTTGA
- the tssJ gene encoding type VI secretion system lipoprotein TssJ: MKRIASCALLALAAGTLSACGGAALAGAVLQMAGVQRPPEVPDAQKPPRTVSIRLHAASTLNGGAGGPPLALVARIYMLRQAEAFERVPYAGFTDPQTERALLGPDLLGVKEVLLIPGQHYEVQEKVSREAGFIGVVALFRAPDGQRWRAAFPAAAAEQGGITLGLHGCAMTAGTGASPRQRQLARPLSEAHCI; this comes from the coding sequence ATGAAACGCATTGCAAGCTGCGCGCTGCTGGCACTGGCGGCCGGCACGCTGAGCGCATGCGGCGGCGCCGCGCTGGCCGGCGCCGTGCTGCAGATGGCTGGCGTGCAGCGCCCGCCCGAGGTGCCGGACGCGCAGAAGCCGCCGCGCACGGTCAGCATCCGCCTGCACGCCGCCAGCACCCTGAACGGGGGTGCCGGCGGCCCGCCGCTGGCACTGGTGGCACGTATCTACATGCTGCGCCAGGCCGAGGCGTTCGAGCGCGTGCCGTACGCCGGCTTCACCGATCCGCAGACGGAACGCGCGCTGCTCGGCCCCGACCTGCTCGGCGTCAAGGAGGTGCTGCTGATTCCGGGCCAGCACTACGAAGTGCAGGAAAAAGTCAGCCGCGAGGCCGGTTTCATCGGCGTCGTGGCACTGTTCCGCGCGCCGGACGGCCAGCGTTGGCGTGCCGCCTTCCCCGCCGCCGCCGCCGAACAGGGCGGCATCACGCTGGGCCTGCACGGCTGCGCGATGACGGCCGGCACCGGCGCTTCGCCGCGCCAGCGCCAGCTGGCCCGCCCGCTGTCCGAAGCGCATTGCATCTGA
- the icmH gene encoding type IVB secretion system protein IcmH/DotU produces MTTAPDVAGTGPRVERRAAPSLFGTRTAAPDGAHGHTLLDLLHEGFHMLFLLKSGATPPDGTEFSDQVVAYLRDFEREAHKLRAQVEDIEAAKYAYCAALDEFVLASGHALQEAWQRRPLQLILFGDQLAGEHFFDRLEALRVSGAPRLQALQVFHMCLLLGFHGKYALDSTDKLAYLTARLGDEIAHLKGRRAGFAPRAERPDQVAHKLRANVPLWALSAVFALLGAGVYTGLRTSLDHGTRDAIAGYADLVKLAPRPASFVLTLP; encoded by the coding sequence ATGACCACCGCACCTGACGTCGCGGGCACCGGGCCCCGGGTCGAACGCCGCGCCGCACCGAGCCTGTTCGGCACGCGCACCGCCGCGCCCGACGGCGCGCATGGCCACACCCTGCTGGACCTGCTGCACGAAGGGTTCCACATGCTGTTCCTGCTGAAGTCCGGCGCCACGCCGCCGGACGGCACCGAGTTCTCCGACCAGGTGGTGGCCTACCTGCGCGACTTCGAGCGCGAGGCCCACAAGCTGCGCGCGCAGGTCGAGGACATCGAGGCCGCCAAGTATGCCTACTGCGCCGCGCTCGACGAGTTCGTGCTGGCCTCCGGCCACGCGCTGCAGGAGGCGTGGCAGCGCCGCCCGCTGCAGCTGATCCTGTTCGGCGACCAGCTGGCGGGCGAGCACTTCTTCGACCGGCTGGAGGCGCTGCGCGTGAGCGGCGCGCCGCGGCTGCAGGCGCTGCAGGTGTTCCACATGTGCCTGCTGCTGGGCTTTCACGGCAAGTACGCACTGGACAGCACCGACAAGCTGGCCTACCTGACCGCGCGGCTGGGCGACGAGATCGCCCACCTGAAGGGCCGCCGCGCCGGGTTCGCGCCGCGCGCCGAGCGGCCCGACCAGGTGGCGCACAAGCTGCGCGCCAATGTGCCGCTGTGGGCGCTGTCGGCGGTGTTCGCGCTGCTGGGCGCCGGCGTCTACACGGGTCTGCGCACGTCGCTGGACCATGGAACGCGCGACGCGATCGCCGGCTATGCGGACCTCGTCAAGCTGGCGCCACGGCCTGCCAGCTTCGTGCTCACGCTTCCTTAG